A genomic stretch from Arenicella xantha includes:
- a CDS encoding DUF2126 domain-containing protein, whose product MTIRVALHHKTTYEFDRPVDIAPHILRLRPAPHSRTPILAYSLTVLPDEHFINWQQDPFGNFQARLMFPKRATTLSFEVELIADMTAYNPFDFFVEDYAQTFPFEYDAQTRKELHAYLKKARMTKSMRSWLDTVPTEPMPINDFLVMLNQRLESEIDYSLRFEPGVQTPHETLTSKVGSCRDTAWLLVQILRNLGLAARFASGYLVQLAPDIESLEGPSGPAEDFTDLHAWCEVYLPGAGWVGLDPTSGLFTSEGHIPLACTPEPISAAPITGATGKCEVEFSYSNVVTRILEDPRVTKPYTEDQWQSILALGNLVEQDLVDNDVRLTMGGEPTFVSIDDMESGQWNTEALGQDKLDLAKKLLLRLRDRFAPNGLLHYGQGKWYPGEEVPRWALGCFWRKDQQPIWHNAELLGRIDKDYGFTIDHAQKFASALAKRSGVGEQFVNPAFEDALYYIWREESLPAGIDPYSAKAKDGLERARIARILRQGVDAEAGYVLPIKWDEQAATWTSSKWKLRAERVVLIPGDSPMGLRLPLNSLQTPDDNEREPERDPFEQREPLAHLTAPSDGSSNNVISSVVARDPVTTSHKQKTSPKQKTSPKQKTIAPIRTSLCIEPRDGKVYVFMPPLEQLEHYLELINLIEHTANQLAVPVIIEGYEPPKDARIEKLLVTPDPGVIEVNINPANNWQELVENTTVLYEEARLTRLATEKFMHDGRHTGTGGGNHITLGGASPSDSPLLRRPDLVRSLVTYWQHHPGLSYLFSGMFIGPTSQSPRVDEGRDEMLYELEIAFQQMPDGDVEQPWLVDRLLRNLLIDITGNTHRAEFCIDKLYAPGTSSGRQGILEFRGFEMPPHSRMALVQTLLLRALVARFWNQPYKKPLVRWGTQLHDRFLMPHYVWSDIKDVVQDLNDHGYPFDLEWLAPFEEFRFPHYGRLQVGDIKLGLRWAVEPWHVLGEEIGSFGTARYVDSSVERLQVKVDGLTDGRHIVVCNGRRLPLQSTGRQGQYVASVRYRAWQPPSALHPTIGVHAPLVFDIIDTWNGKAIGGCSYHVTHPGGRSYDTYPLNALEAESRRVNRFWDFGHTPGSVPATDSQGLLREFFEHYYEPKPMAPPLEESPDEYPHMLDLRKQQIIGS is encoded by the coding sequence ATGACCATACGTGTTGCTCTACACCATAAAACGACTTATGAATTTGACCGTCCGGTTGATATTGCACCGCATATATTGCGTCTCAGGCCGGCACCGCACTCGCGAACCCCTATTTTGGCCTATTCGCTCACGGTGCTACCAGACGAACATTTTATTAACTGGCAGCAAGACCCCTTTGGTAATTTCCAAGCGCGACTGATGTTTCCAAAACGTGCTACTACGTTGTCGTTTGAGGTCGAGTTAATTGCTGATATGACGGCCTACAATCCGTTTGATTTTTTTGTAGAGGATTATGCACAGACCTTTCCGTTTGAATACGATGCGCAGACTCGTAAAGAACTACACGCCTATTTGAAAAAAGCCCGCATGACCAAATCAATGCGATCTTGGTTAGATACGGTGCCGACAGAGCCGATGCCGATCAACGACTTTTTAGTGATGTTGAATCAACGCTTAGAAAGCGAAATCGACTACTCCTTGCGCTTTGAGCCAGGTGTACAAACACCTCACGAAACATTGACGAGTAAAGTGGGCTCGTGCCGCGACACGGCTTGGTTGCTGGTGCAAATTTTGCGTAACCTCGGTTTAGCGGCGCGCTTCGCTTCAGGGTACTTAGTGCAATTAGCGCCGGATATCGAATCGCTTGAAGGTCCCAGCGGTCCAGCAGAAGATTTTACTGACCTACATGCTTGGTGTGAGGTCTATCTTCCGGGCGCGGGTTGGGTTGGGCTTGATCCAACCTCAGGTTTGTTCACTAGTGAGGGCCATATACCGCTGGCGTGCACGCCAGAGCCCATTTCCGCTGCGCCGATTACCGGCGCCACCGGTAAGTGCGAGGTTGAATTCTCCTACAGCAACGTGGTTACGCGCATCTTGGAAGATCCTCGGGTGACCAAGCCTTACACCGAAGATCAATGGCAAAGCATATTGGCCTTGGGTAATTTAGTAGAACAAGACCTAGTCGACAACGACGTACGGCTGACCATGGGCGGCGAGCCTACTTTTGTGTCAATTGATGATATGGAGTCAGGTCAGTGGAACACTGAGGCGTTAGGCCAAGATAAGCTCGATCTGGCTAAAAAATTGCTGTTGCGACTGCGCGACCGCTTTGCGCCGAATGGCTTGCTACATTATGGGCAAGGCAAATGGTACCCTGGCGAAGAAGTGCCGCGTTGGGCCTTGGGTTGCTTTTGGCGCAAGGATCAGCAGCCGATTTGGCATAATGCTGAATTGCTCGGGCGCATAGATAAAGACTATGGTTTCACGATTGATCACGCACAAAAATTTGCTTCGGCCTTGGCAAAACGCTCAGGAGTCGGCGAACAGTTTGTCAACCCAGCGTTTGAAGATGCGTTGTATTATATTTGGCGCGAAGAAAGTTTGCCGGCCGGTATTGACCCGTACAGCGCGAAAGCTAAAGATGGTTTAGAGCGTGCTCGTATCGCCCGTATACTGCGTCAAGGCGTTGATGCCGAAGCCGGCTATGTGTTGCCAATAAAGTGGGACGAGCAAGCGGCAACCTGGACTAGTTCTAAATGGAAGTTGCGCGCTGAGCGCGTGGTGCTGATTCCTGGTGATTCGCCAATGGGGTTGCGCTTACCACTCAATTCATTACAAACTCCCGATGATAATGAACGAGAGCCTGAGCGTGATCCGTTTGAGCAGCGTGAACCACTGGCGCATTTAACCGCGCCAAGTGATGGCTCCAGTAATAATGTGATATCAAGTGTTGTAGCTCGAGACCCCGTGACAACGAGTCATAAGCAAAAAACCAGCCCCAAGCAAAAAACCAGCCCCAAGCAAAAAACCATCGCGCCAATTCGGACTTCTTTGTGCATCGAACCGCGTGACGGCAAAGTCTATGTTTTTATGCCTCCACTTGAGCAGTTGGAGCACTACCTTGAGTTAATTAACTTAATTGAACACACGGCGAATCAACTTGCGGTGCCGGTAATTATTGAAGGCTATGAACCGCCCAAAGATGCACGGATTGAAAAGTTGTTGGTTACGCCTGATCCTGGCGTGATCGAGGTAAATATTAACCCCGCAAATAACTGGCAGGAACTGGTTGAGAACACTACTGTCCTGTATGAAGAGGCGCGTTTAACTCGGCTAGCGACTGAAAAATTCATGCACGATGGTCGTCATACTGGAACCGGTGGTGGCAATCACATTACCCTAGGCGGGGCTTCCCCGAGTGATTCGCCGCTACTACGTCGTCCCGACTTAGTTCGGAGTTTGGTGACGTATTGGCAGCATCATCCAGGTTTGTCGTATTTGTTTTCAGGCATGTTTATTGGGCCAACTAGTCAATCGCCGCGCGTTGATGAAGGGCGTGATGAAATGCTTTATGAGCTAGAAATCGCGTTTCAACAGATGCCCGATGGCGATGTCGAGCAACCGTGGTTGGTCGACCGTTTATTGCGTAATTTGTTGATTGATATCACTGGTAATACCCATCGCGCCGAATTTTGCATCGATAAGCTCTACGCGCCAGGCACCAGTAGTGGTCGCCAGGGCATTCTCGAGTTTCGAGGTTTTGAAATGCCTCCGCATTCACGTATGGCGTTAGTCCAAACCTTATTGTTACGAGCGTTAGTTGCACGCTTCTGGAACCAACCCTATAAAAAGCCGTTAGTGCGCTGGGGAACTCAGTTACATGATCGTTTCTTGATGCCGCACTATGTCTGGAGCGATATTAAAGACGTAGTGCAGGACTTAAACGATCATGGCTATCCGTTTGATCTGGAGTGGCTAGCCCCGTTTGAAGAGTTTAGGTTTCCGCATTACGGACGTCTGCAAGTAGGCGACATCAAACTTGGTTTACGTTGGGCGGTAGAACCGTGGCATGTGTTAGGTGAGGAAATTGGTAGTTTTGGCACGGCGCGCTATGTGGACTCATCAGTAGAGCGACTGCAAGTCAAAGTTGATGGTCTCACTGATGGCCGGCATATCGTGGTGTGCAATGGTCGACGTTTACCATTGCAAAGTACAGGTCGGCAGGGTCAGTATGTGGCATCGGTGCGTTACCGCGCATGGCAGCCGCCCTCGGCCTTGCATCCTACAATTGGCGTTCATGCGCCGTTAGTGTTTGATATTATCGATACATGGAACGGCAAAGCGATTGGTGGTTGCTCTTATCATGTCACGCATCCTGGTGGTCGTAGCTACGACACTTATCCGCTAAACGCATTGGAGGCGGAATCACGTCGAGTCAATCGTTTTTGGGATTTTGGACATACACCTGGTAGTGTGCCGGCCACAGACTCGCAGGGTTTGTTGCGCGAGTTTTTTGAGCATTATTACGAGCCTAAACCAATGGCGCCGCCGTTAGAGGAGTCGCCCGACGAGTATCCCCATATGCTTGATTTGCGCAAGCAGCAAATCATCGGCAGTTGA
- a CDS encoding transglutaminase domain-containing protein, giving the protein MWLHASCQLDLDIPTPTPFLLMLRPRNGEQQAIACEQYSYSPEVEANEFVDPFGNFCQRLVSPAGHFRISTSVTAEVAACADVAFGARFVEIKNLPIEVLPFLLPSRFCESDRFSQAAADIVTGQSAGYDQCVAIVRYIQQTVAYTPGQGQELISAAEVNQRPNGVCRDMAHLGIALCRALSIPARMVVGYLEGLQPMDLHAWFEAFVGDRWYTFDATQFDPLGGRIAIAYGRDAADVAIFTQFGNAVDLRDMQIRVEAVNDPFLD; this is encoded by the coding sequence ATGTGGTTACACGCTTCTTGCCAGCTCGACTTAGATATACCGACCCCGACACCGTTTTTACTCATGTTGCGTCCGCGCAATGGCGAGCAGCAAGCAATCGCTTGCGAGCAATATAGTTACTCGCCTGAGGTGGAGGCGAATGAATTTGTGGATCCGTTCGGTAATTTTTGTCAGCGCCTGGTTTCGCCCGCTGGCCACTTCAGAATCAGCACGTCAGTTACCGCAGAGGTCGCGGCTTGTGCTGATGTGGCTTTCGGTGCACGCTTTGTGGAGATCAAAAATTTGCCGATTGAAGTGTTACCGTTTTTACTGCCGAGTCGATTTTGTGAATCTGATCGGTTCTCGCAAGCCGCGGCGGATATTGTTACTGGTCAGTCTGCTGGGTATGATCAGTGTGTGGCTATCGTTCGCTATATTCAGCAAACGGTTGCTTACACACCAGGGCAGGGGCAGGAACTTATTAGTGCCGCTGAGGTTAACCAGCGTCCGAATGGAGTTTGTCGAGATATGGCGCACCTCGGCATCGCCTTGTGTCGAGCGCTATCGATTCCTGCGCGAATGGTCGTTGGCTACCTCGAAGGCTTGCAGCCGATGGATTTACACGCGTGGTTCGAAGCATTCGTAGGCGATCGTTGGTATACATTTGATGCTACTCAATTCGACCCTTTGGGTGGTCGGATTGCCATCGCTTATGGTCGTGACGCCGCTGATGTGGCGATCTTTACTCAATTCGGCAACGCAGTTGACCTCCGTGACATGCAAATCCGCGTGGAAGCTGTGAACGACCCTTTTCTTGACTAG
- a CDS encoding circularly permuted type 2 ATP-grasp protein produces the protein MNTIPQRLTDYKVPDARIDEAFQADGNLKADWRYLLDSMATLGVGEIRERQHKAARILREDGASYNTYASSSRHQAWGLDLLPLLIPSAEWVEIEAGLQERAELFNLIFSDLYGKREIISRSLLPPELVFGHQSFLRSCQGLSLPGDNQIIVHGVDMIRRDNGRMCISSDRLQAPSGLGYALENRNVMGRVLPSLLRENQVHRLTSFFQVLRQKLISLAPQVDSPRIVVLTPGPYNETYFEHAFLANYLGFSLVQSGDLVVRNGYVWMRTLKGLTRVDVILRRVDELYCDPVELRPDSKLGLPGLLQVARAGNVAIANPLGSGFMENPVLYRFLPDISKHFLGRPLRLESAKTWWCGDQDDYQFVLANLDDLVVKSVARGIGLNSKVVSELSDQQVNELTGLIKSQPQNYVAQEKLTPSHVPTLDQQEVVSRPIILRSFAVASEDASYRVLPGGLTRVGATESATTIANHLGSFSKDTWVTASEPEKHEILSAQLGVVSGYTEGAELPSRVVENLFWMGRYMERAETSLRYVRTLFIQLNGVQSLPQTCRATMLKAATHITSTYPGFVNNSELLNNPNSELLSILLDQNRIGSVAHSVTALIACAEQLPGLLSSDSQRIINQITDELDMLASDLSGDFLSAPEEPLGPLLSNLLALAGIVNESMIRDTGWLFVELGRRMERASQTASLLRALLFSRLGDFQESITLETLGMSVESLISYRRRFGGALKTNYMLELVLMDASNPRSIEYQLKSIVNTIYALPRERRTTELSAQLRFVMEAQSKVQLSKISQLSIADAVSESRMELDQLCGQIHKLLGDAYNALSVEYFTQAAGPQQLVEYVGNLN, from the coding sequence ATGAATACGATACCCCAGCGTTTGACTGACTATAAAGTGCCCGATGCGCGCATCGATGAAGCATTTCAGGCAGATGGCAACTTGAAGGCCGATTGGCGCTATCTGCTCGACAGTATGGCAACGCTTGGTGTCGGTGAAATACGTGAACGCCAGCATAAAGCCGCTCGAATACTGCGAGAAGATGGTGCTAGCTATAATACTTACGCATCGAGTTCGCGACATCAGGCATGGGGACTCGATCTATTGCCGCTGCTGATTCCCAGCGCTGAATGGGTTGAGATTGAAGCCGGTTTGCAAGAGAGAGCTGAGTTGTTCAATCTTATTTTCAGCGACCTTTACGGTAAGCGTGAGATTATTTCGCGCAGCCTATTGCCGCCAGAATTAGTGTTCGGACACCAAAGCTTTTTGCGTTCTTGCCAAGGCTTAAGCTTACCTGGTGACAACCAAATCATTGTTCATGGCGTTGACATGATTCGCCGCGACAATGGTCGTATGTGCATTAGTTCTGACCGTTTGCAAGCGCCAAGTGGCTTAGGGTATGCACTGGAAAATCGCAATGTTATGGGGCGCGTACTCCCTAGCTTGCTGCGCGAGAATCAAGTGCATCGGCTCACCAGTTTTTTCCAGGTGTTGCGGCAAAAGCTAATCAGCCTAGCGCCGCAAGTAGACTCGCCTAGAATCGTAGTGTTAACGCCTGGGCCTTATAATGAAACGTATTTTGAACACGCGTTTCTGGCTAATTATTTGGGCTTCAGTCTCGTTCAGAGTGGCGACCTAGTAGTACGCAACGGATATGTGTGGATGCGAACCCTAAAGGGGCTGACGCGCGTGGACGTCATTTTGCGTCGTGTTGATGAATTGTATTGTGACCCTGTTGAGTTACGCCCAGATTCCAAACTTGGCTTGCCTGGACTGTTACAGGTTGCACGCGCTGGCAACGTGGCTATTGCTAACCCGCTTGGCTCAGGTTTTATGGAAAACCCAGTTTTGTATCGATTTCTACCTGACATAAGCAAACACTTTCTTGGCCGCCCATTACGGCTTGAGTCGGCTAAAACGTGGTGGTGTGGTGACCAAGATGATTATCAGTTTGTGCTTGCCAATCTTGACGACTTGGTGGTCAAGTCGGTAGCACGTGGTATTGGGCTAAATAGTAAAGTCGTGTCTGAGTTGAGTGACCAGCAAGTCAACGAACTAACAGGCCTGATAAAATCGCAGCCGCAGAATTACGTGGCTCAGGAGAAATTAACCCCCTCGCATGTGCCCACGTTAGATCAGCAAGAAGTGGTGAGTCGCCCCATTATTTTGCGTAGTTTCGCGGTGGCTTCTGAAGACGCCTCTTACCGAGTATTGCCCGGTGGATTAACTCGAGTTGGGGCAACTGAATCGGCGACCACTATTGCCAATCATCTCGGTTCGTTCAGTAAGGATACTTGGGTTACCGCATCGGAACCCGAGAAACACGAAATTTTGTCGGCACAATTAGGTGTGGTTAGTGGCTACACAGAAGGCGCGGAGTTGCCGAGCCGCGTGGTTGAGAATTTGTTCTGGATGGGGAGATATATGGAGCGAGCTGAAACTAGCTTGCGCTATGTTAGAACTCTATTTATCCAGCTCAATGGTGTGCAGTCATTACCACAAACCTGCCGAGCGACAATGCTGAAAGCGGCTACACACATTACCTCAACGTACCCAGGTTTCGTCAATAATTCGGAGCTGCTTAATAATCCTAATTCGGAGTTGCTGAGTATTTTGCTCGACCAGAATCGAATTGGTAGTGTCGCTCACAGTGTAACGGCGCTAATAGCCTGCGCGGAACAACTGCCGGGACTATTGTCATCTGATAGCCAACGTATTATTAACCAAATCACCGACGAGCTTGACATGCTAGCAAGTGATTTAAGTGGCGATTTTTTGAGTGCTCCGGAAGAACCGTTAGGGCCACTACTATCAAATTTGTTGGCGCTTGCGGGTATTGTAAACGAAAGTATGATACGTGACACCGGTTGGTTATTCGTGGAGTTAGGTCGCCGTATGGAGCGTGCGTCGCAAACCGCGAGTCTACTGCGTGCCTTGTTGTTTTCTCGCCTAGGTGATTTTCAAGAATCGATCACTCTTGAGACTTTGGGTATGAGCGTTGAGTCGCTAATTTCGTATCGCAGGCGTTTTGGCGGTGCGCTGAAAACCAACTATATGTTGGAATTGGTCTTAATGGACGCTAGTAATCCGCGCTCAATCGAATACCAACTGAAGAGCATCGTCAATACAATCTACGCGTTGCCGCGAGAGCGACGTACCACCGAATTGAGTGCGCAGCTACGTTTTGTAATGGAAGCGCAGAGCAAAGTTCAGTTGAGCAAAATTAGTCAACTTAGCATCGCTGATGCGGTCTCAGAATCACGCATGGAATTAGATCAATTATGCGGTCAGATACATAAGCTGTTAGGCGATGCATATAATGCGCTAAGCGTTGAGTACTTTACCCAAGCCGCCGGCCCGCAACAGTTGGTCGAGTACGTTGGTAACCTAAACTAA
- a CDS encoding HAD family hydrolase has protein sequence MKTPALIFDHDGTLVDSELLHFECWREVMAEYDVIVSEQEYIRDHNGIPTLRNAEVFIETYSLSLEPAQLCAIKQSLFTTRSLATPSPLMPTVLKTLQAASAAGYPMAIATGAERADIERSMSAHQLAHYFTTTATRSEVTLGKPAPDVYLLACERLQVEPARGVAFEDTAAGVMSAKAAGLICIAIPNRFSMHQDLSQADAQCDCLYAAYQLAPQLMDSSP, from the coding sequence ATGAAAACCCCTGCGCTTATTTTTGATCACGATGGAACCCTGGTAGACAGCGAGCTGTTGCACTTTGAATGTTGGCGCGAGGTGATGGCTGAATATGATGTAATCGTCAGTGAACAAGAGTACATCCGTGATCACAATGGCATTCCCACGCTACGCAATGCGGAGGTGTTTATAGAGACATATTCATTGTCGCTCGAACCCGCTCAATTGTGCGCAATAAAGCAATCCCTATTTACTACTCGGTCATTAGCAACACCGAGCCCACTGATGCCGACGGTTCTCAAAACATTGCAAGCCGCCAGTGCCGCTGGTTACCCAATGGCCATCGCCACTGGTGCTGAACGTGCAGACATTGAACGCAGCATGAGCGCTCATCAATTGGCGCATTACTTTACAACAACCGCGACTCGCTCCGAGGTAACACTCGGCAAGCCTGCGCCAGATGTTTATCTACTTGCTTGTGAAAGACTTCAGGTCGAACCCGCACGCGGAGTAGCCTTTGAAGACACTGCCGCTGGTGTAATGTCAGCTAAAGCAGCGGGCCTTATTTGCATTGCTATACCCAATCGTTTCTCAATGCACCAAGACTTAAGCCAAGCAGATGCGCAGTGTGACTGTTTATATGCCGCGTATCAGTTAGCGCCCCAGTTAATGGATTCTTCACCGTAA
- a CDS encoding transglutaminase family protein, which yields MRYSIRHVTRYQYPVAVTQAMNLGYLIPRTTARQQCLSNQVSVSPQVATSMTREDYFGNQAFHFTVENSHQTLEVVATSQVDVRAAADWPSLNIGSTCAQVRDRLASSKELETLLAREYVLASPMIAFDQQLADFATPFLDDDRPFLSSVRELSAHIYDQFSFDPGFSGVSTPVSEVFKHRKGVCQDFAHLAIACLRSLGYPARYVSGYLETLPPPGQTKLVGSDATHAWFEVYSPGEGWFEFDPTNNSIPGEQHIVTAWGRDYTDVTPLKGVVFGGGRGHSLSVSVDVNRV from the coding sequence ATGCGTTATAGCATAAGACATGTCACGCGTTACCAATATCCTGTAGCGGTAACCCAAGCAATGAATCTGGGTTATTTGATTCCGCGTACCACCGCTCGTCAGCAGTGTTTAAGTAACCAGGTGAGCGTGAGCCCGCAAGTTGCTACGTCGATGACGCGAGAGGATTATTTCGGTAATCAAGCATTTCACTTTACCGTGGAGAACTCACATCAGACTCTCGAGGTGGTAGCCACGAGCCAAGTTGATGTGCGCGCGGCAGCTGACTGGCCAAGTTTGAATATCGGTAGCACCTGTGCACAGGTGCGTGACCGCCTAGCCAGCTCAAAAGAACTTGAAACACTGTTGGCACGCGAATATGTTCTAGCATCACCGATGATTGCGTTTGATCAACAGTTGGCAGATTTTGCGACACCATTCCTCGATGATGACCGGCCATTCTTGTCGTCGGTGCGAGAGCTAAGTGCGCACATATACGATCAGTTCAGCTTTGACCCTGGATTCTCTGGCGTCAGTACCCCGGTGAGTGAGGTGTTCAAACACCGCAAGGGGGTCTGTCAAGACTTTGCCCACTTGGCAATCGCCTGCTTACGTTCTTTGGGCTATCCCGCGCGCTACGTGTCAGGCTATCTCGAAACGCTACCTCCGCCGGGGCAAACCAAGTTGGTTGGTTCTGATGCCACGCATGCGTGGTTTGAAGTGTATTCGCCGGGCGAGGGTTGGTTCGAGTTTGACCCAACCAATAACTCGATTCCAGGTGAACAACATATCGTTACTGCTTGGGGCCGTGATTACACTGACGTGACACCGCTAAAAGGTGTGGTGTTCGGTGGTGGTCGAGGCCATAGCCTTAGCGTGTCAGTGGATGTGAATCGCGTTTAG
- the rdgC gene encoding recombination-associated protein RdgC, with product MWFKNLRIYRLNDSVKHTPEELNEALAQFEFTPCGNLEPVKYGWTQPLGRDGSEYVHAANGYIMICMKRQEKVLPGAIVKETLDEKVAEIAEREARSVGRAEKQSLKEEIIFSLMPAALVKSSYDFAYIDTKNQLLVVDTSSANRAEELLSALREAIGTLKTVPLTPVNTPRAVLTDWLTGGEIPADIEVGEECELTSLEDGRSVKFKHQDLWIDEVSRHIDSGLQVAKLVVNWKDSIECIIDDQFCFKRIRYGNEITEQADNHSGGSAADQFDIEFSVMALELSAFISAMSEAFGGVDDNA from the coding sequence ATGTGGTTTAAAAATCTACGCATATACCGCCTTAATGATAGTGTCAAACATACACCTGAAGAACTTAACGAAGCACTTGCCCAATTTGAATTTACACCGTGCGGCAACCTAGAACCTGTTAAGTATGGTTGGACCCAACCACTTGGCCGTGATGGTAGCGAATATGTGCATGCCGCCAACGGCTACATAATGATTTGTATGAAGCGTCAGGAGAAGGTATTGCCTGGGGCTATTGTAAAAGAAACACTTGACGAAAAAGTTGCGGAGATCGCCGAACGTGAAGCGCGCTCTGTCGGACGCGCCGAAAAACAATCTTTGAAAGAAGAGATTATCTTTTCATTGATGCCGGCTGCGTTAGTAAAGTCTTCATATGATTTTGCTTATATCGACACCAAGAATCAGTTGCTTGTGGTTGATACCAGTTCGGCAAATCGAGCAGAGGAACTACTTAGCGCATTGCGTGAGGCAATCGGCACGCTCAAGACTGTTCCGCTAACGCCGGTAAACACTCCTCGTGCAGTGCTTACTGACTGGTTGACCGGTGGTGAGATTCCAGCCGATATTGAAGTGGGCGAAGAGTGTGAACTTACTTCACTGGAGGACGGCCGCAGCGTTAAGTTTAAACATCAGGACTTATGGATTGATGAAGTCAGCCGACATATCGATTCGGGCCTGCAGGTAGCTAAGCTAGTGGTTAACTGGAAAGACAGTATTGAGTGCATTATTGATGATCAATTCTGCTTTAAGCGTATTCGCTATGGTAACGAGATAACCGAACAAGCGGACAATCACAGCGGTGGCTCAGCGGCAGATCAATTTGATATTGAGTTCTCGGTTATGGCTCTCGAATTGTCTGCGTTTATCAGCGCGATGAGTGAAGCATTTGGTGGTGTCGACGATAACGCTTAA
- a CDS encoding DUF4404 family protein, producing the protein MSGKQLHDLLEQLKEQHRGSGMVDSEYQQHLDEIIGSLEKQALNPEAFDQYSDLNDRIRNLVVEIETDHPTVKTVLDSIREVLRNFRV; encoded by the coding sequence ATGAGTGGTAAACAACTGCATGATTTACTGGAACAACTAAAAGAACAGCACCGCGGCTCAGGCATGGTTGATTCTGAGTATCAACAACATTTAGATGAGATTATTGGCTCACTCGAAAAACAAGCGTTAAACCCAGAAGCATTTGATCAGTATTCCGATCTAAACGATCGAATTCGTAATTTGGTGGTAGAAATTGAAACCGACCATCCTACAGTTAAGACAGTTCTAGATAGCATTCGTGAGGTGCTACGGAATTTTAGAGTGTAA
- a CDS encoding DUF4252 domain-containing protein, which produces MKALKISLIVLASLLLISGAGYLYASSGVKSKPGYAKLASPQGHSVNASISLNIGPGGVAPVRWLVEKFIASSEQQHELPERIFQRVLKDLEGVQLRVYEIGHNRPAFDQAIAESVAALKQKNWQTLATIRDEDEHVVVMHTGNDEQIDGLSIMLSSHDNAVFLNLIGRFNTQTIAAAVNELNRDKL; this is translated from the coding sequence ATGAAAGCCTTAAAAATTAGTTTAATCGTGCTTGCTTCACTGTTGTTGATTAGCGGTGCAGGATACCTATATGCATCGAGTGGCGTTAAGTCCAAACCAGGTTATGCCAAGCTGGCGAGCCCACAAGGACACTCAGTTAACGCTTCAATCTCTCTCAATATTGGGCCTGGCGGCGTCGCGCCAGTTCGTTGGTTGGTGGAGAAATTCATTGCGAGTTCAGAGCAACAACATGAACTGCCAGAACGGATTTTCCAGCGCGTATTAAAAGACCTAGAAGGTGTGCAGCTGCGGGTTTATGAAATTGGTCATAACCGCCCAGCATTTGATCAAGCTATTGCTGAATCCGTCGCGGCATTGAAGCAAAAGAATTGGCAAACGCTGGCGACAATTCGAGATGAAGATGAGCATGTCGTGGTGATGCACACTGGGAACGATGAACAAATTGACGGTCTGTCGATTATGCTCAGCTCGCACGACAACGCTGTGTTTCTCAATTTAATCGGCCGGTTCAATACGCAAACCATTGCCGCTGCAGTAAATGAATTAAATCGAGATAAGCTGTAG